The Nitrosospira multiformis ATCC 25196 region AATCCCCCTCCCAATCGTTGACTTCCTGTCCCAGGTTGATGCGAAAACCTTCGAAGGTATTGGTCGTGTTGCGCCATTCATTGCGGCCGATCAGACGCCGGTCCAGCGCCTCATAGGCCATGCGGCCCACGCGCAACCTGAGCGGGCGCTGCTGTTTCAGGTCGTCTTGACCCAGCGCGCCCTTGAAATACAATTCGGCATAGGCCTGGATGAGGTCGTGCTCATTGAAATCACGGTCATCGGGTGGAAAATGGCCGTTGTAGCGGCGGGAATCCTGGAATTCCACCGCGGCGCGTAGCGGATCGAATATTTCGCGGATTCCGAAGTAGGCGCGGGAGCGCAGCAGGAAGGGCTGGTCCAGCCTGAGTTCGGTGCGCCGTATATCGTTGCTGCGGAATTCGTAGCGGGTACGATGATCGATGCCCACATCCAGCCAGTAGATGTCCTTGAAAGCTTCAATCCCGGTTTTGCTCAGGGTGCGCACATAGCGCGGCGGATCGGATTCGGGCTGGGTCGAGTAGCTGCTGGAAGGCCTGAAGTAGCCCGTCGATTTTTTTTCCTCCTTTGTTGCCGCTGCCGCTGTTTTTCCAGCCGATGTATTTCCATTTGATTTGCTGCTTGCTCCCGAGGGATCGGCCTTTCCTTTTTCTTCAACAGGGACAGCACCGTTCTGAGCAAACCTGTTTTCCTGTTCCGTCATTTTGAATTTTTCGGTGTCGATCGTGTTTGCATCTGCCTGAGCACCGCTCCATGGCGGTATCGCGAGAGCAAACGCAATGACTGTTCCCAGATAAAACTTCATTCCTCTCTCCTGTCTCGTCCTTCCGGTTGCGCGGTCAAGGACCGATGTAATCTGTTTTATTTGGCCTCCAGTCATTTGGTCGGCTTTTATGCCTGTGGCTTCCCGCTCTTGCATTATTCCCTTCACTTTCTCTGGCCAGCCTCGCTACGCCCCATCCGGATTTTTTCCCGGCACTCTATCTGGGTAATCTTGCCGTCATGAATGACCACCTCCACCGAGCCATATTCGATATTTGCAATGGCGTACAGAATCCGTTGTTTAACGTCCACGGGTATCCGTCTGCCGGATTGTCCGGATCCATAATGCTTTTCTTCCAGATCAATGATTTCAGGGGTGGCCGACATGGTCAAAACGGTTGCAGAGTCTGTGGAAGCGACACGTTACCAGTGACGTTTTATAATTCAAACTAATATCATTTGATTTGCTTATCTGTTTTTTGTATATACAGCGTGAGCGTTGATACATGCTCAGCAACTGGGACGGCACTGTCCAAACCGCATCCAATCTGGGAAAATTACTGGTGCAGTTCAGAAGCCGGGATTGAACCCGAGCCTATGGGGGCGGGAACCGATGAGTATCTTGAGAAAGAGGTTGCAGCGGGAATGGGAACAGGAATAGAAATGTTGTCCAGAAAGGAGCAACATAACGCCAACAAACTGCATAAGCGGTTGAGGCGGCTTGTCGGGACGGCGATCGCTGATTTCAACATGATCGAGTCTGGAGACCGGGTAATGGTGTGTCTCTCGGGCGGAAAGGACAGCTATGCTCTGCTCGATATCCTCCGCAGCCTGCAGGCACACGCAGCCACACAATTCGAGCTGATTGCGGTAAATCTGGACCAGAAGCAGCCGGGCTTTCCGGAACACGTGTTGCCGAACTATCTTACATCCATCGGCATGCCTTTCCGCATCGTCGAGCAGGATACCTATAGCGTGGTGAAGCGCTTGATACCGGAGGGGAAAACCACTTGCAGCCTTTGTTCACGCTTGCGCCGCGGGGTCCTGTATCGCGTGGCAGACGAACTGGGAGCAACGAAAATCGCGCTGGGCCACCATCGCGATGATATTCTTGAAACCCTGCTTCTCAATCTGTTTCATGGCGGTAAGCTGAAAACCATGCCGCCCAAGCTGGTAAGCGATGATGGCAAGCATATCGTCATCCGGCCGCTTGCCTACTGCAAAGAGAAAGACCTGGCCGCCTATGCGGAAATGGAAAATTTCCCGATCATCCCCTGCAACCTGTGTGGATCACAGAAGAATATGCAGCGCCAGGTGGTAAAGGAAATGCTGCAGCAATGGGATAAAAAGTTTCCCGGCAGGCTGGAAAACATGTTCAGCTCTTTGCAGAACATCCAACCCTCGCATCTGCTCGATTCCTCGCTTTACGATTTTCATGGGCTCAAAACCGGGAACGGGCCTGTCGTCGACGGCGACAGGGCATTCGACCCCGAGCCCTTCGAGCCGGGCGTGGAAGAACTTCTGAGCCTGAACAAAGACTGAAAGAATCACATCACCCTCGGCCAACTGGTGGATAAATCAAGTAAAGCACGCCTCAAATGAGAAAACCGTCCGGATCAGTTTCGCAGCCAGCTCCACTGTCAGTTTCACCGCTGTCAGTTTCACTCTGGCTGGTTTTTATCGGCTTGCTGGTCATTGCGCTGCCGGGCTATCCGGCTTTGCCTTTCAGTGACACCAAAAATGGTGTGCCGACCCTGGCGCCGGTGCTTCAGGACGTGACCCCGGCGGTCGTCAATATTTCCGTAGTGACGCGCTCGGCCATAGAAGAGAATCCCTTGTTTCGGGACCCTTTCTTCCGCCGCTTTTTCAATCTTCCGGAGCAGGAGGCCCGGCCGGAGCGCAGTGTGGGTTCCGGCGTGATCATGGATGCGGCCAAGGGTTATGTGGTGACCAACTACCACGTGATCAAGGATGCGCAGCAGGTGGTTGTGACACTCAAAGACAGGCGCCAATTCCAGGCGAAGCTGGTGGGGACGGACCCGGGTACCGATATTGCCCTGCTGAAAATCGATGCCAAGAACCTTAAGGCGCTGCGCCTCGGTGATTCCGATCTGCTCAACGTCGGGGATTTTGTCATCGCGATCGGGAATCCGTTCGGTCTGGGGCAAACGGTAACATCCGGCATCGTCAGCGCATTGGGAAGAAGCGGACTGGATATCGAAGGCTATGAAGACTTCATCCAGACCGACGCCTCCATCAATCCGGGCAACTCCGGCGGAGCCCTCATCAACCTCAAGGGGGAACTGATCGGCATCAACACCGCCATCATTGGTCCCGCAGGCGGCAACGTCGGCATTGGTTTTGCGGTTCCCAGTGTGATGGTGAAGGCAGTCCTCGATCAAATCCTGCGCTTCGGCGAGGTACGCCGCGGCAGACTGGGAGCGAGCAGCGAAGATATTACGCACGACCTGGCGGCCTCACTGGGGTTGCCTTCCACGGAAGGCGCCATCATCAGTGCGGTCGAGCCGGGATCGCCTGCGGAAAAAGCCGGGGTGAAACCGCGTGATGTGATAACGACTGTCAACGGAAAACCTGTGCGGAACTCGATTGATTTGCGCAACAAGGTTGGACTGATGCCCATCGGGGAGACGCTGGATCTCGGGCTGATCAGGAATGGGAAGCGGCTGACTGCGAAAGTAAAGATAGCCAAGCTGGCGGAGGCTTCCAGTGCAGGTGCGGAGGCCGTGCCGGAGGTCTCAGGCGCAACCGTGGCGGACTTGAAACCCGGCGCCCGCCGGGGAATTGAGGGCGTGATGGTAACAGACGTGGAAGTCAATAGTCCCGCCTGGCTGCGGGGCATCCGGCCGGGGGACCTCATCATTGGCGTCAATCGCCGCCAGGTCCGTTCGGTGCAGGAGTTGCTTGCTGCTCTCAAGGCCAGCAGCCAGGGACGGCTCACCCTAAGCCTGATACGGGGCGACTTCAGGGTGACTATCAGGATCAGGTAAATCCGTTTCCCGAATATCCTGAAGCCGAATCGCTTCCGATAGTCTCTTTAGCCGCTCACAGCACTTCAAAATACATGATCTCTCGCTTTCCTTCCGGCCTCGCTGGAGCCGGGCCCTCACCCACGGAAATGCCTGAGTTCGCGGTATAATCCCCAGCTTTATGGCAGAAAGCCGAGCTTATGCAGGAAAAATATCACCCCCAGGAAATCGAGTCGGAAGCGCAGCAGTACTGGCAGCAAACCGCCGCATTCAAGGCTGTGGAGGCGCCGGAAAAGCGGAAATACTATTGTCTTTCGATGTTTCCTTATCCCTCTGGCAAGTTGCACATGGGACATGTGCGCAACTATACCATTGGCGATGTGCTGTCGCGCTATCACCGCATGCAGGGTTACAACGTGTTGCAGCCCATGGGCTGGGATGCCTTCGGCCTGCCGGCAGAGAATGCGGCAATGCAAAACAATGTACCGCCGGCAAAGTGGACCTACGACAATATCGCCTACATGCGCAAGCAATTGCAGAGTCTGGGGCTGGCAATGGATTGGGATCGCGAGCTTGCCACCTGCCAGCCGGATTATTACCGGTGGAATCAGTGGCTGTTCCTGCGCATGCTGGAAAAGGGTCTGGCCTATAGAACGACGGGCATCGTAAACTGGGACCCTGTCGACCAGACAGTACTGGCCAATGAGCAGGTAATCGACGGGCGCGGCTGGCGCACCGGAGCTCTGGTGGAAAAGCACGAAATCCCGATGTATTACATGAAGATCACCGCGTATGCTGATGAGCTGCTGGAAGCGCTGAATGCGCTTCCGGGCTGGCCGGAGCGGGTGAGAACGATGCAGGCCAACTGGATCGGCAAGAGCTTTGGTGTTGAAGTCCGGTTTCCTGCGGATGCCGAATCCGGCATGCCGCAGGACTTGAAGGTTTTTACGACTCGTGCAGATACCTTGTTTGGCGTAACGTATGTAGCCGTCGCGGCTGAGCATCCTGTCGCTCAGCACGCAGCGAAAAGTAATCCTGCCCTTGCTGCATTTATCGAAGAATGCAGGCAGGGGGCGATGATGGAAGCGGAACTCGCTACCCAGGAAAAGAAGGGTAGGGATACGGGTTTGTACGTTATCCACCCCCTGACCGGGGCCAGATTACCTGTCTGGATAGCCAATTACGTGCTGATGGGCTATGGGGAAGGGGCGGTGATGGCGGTTCCCGCTCATGATGAACGCGATTTCGAGTTTGCTACCCAATATTCGCTGCCGATCAGGGCCGTGATCAAGCCTGTCGACTCCGGCCTGACGGTCCCCCTTGCCCAGGCATATGTGGAACACGGCATTACGTTCGATTCCGGTGAGTTCTCCGGTCTCGCGTTCCAGCCCGCAGTGGATGCAATCGCTGTCGCATTGCAACAGAAGGGATTGGGCGAGAAACGCGTGCATTACCGCCTGCGTGACTGGGGCATTTCCCGGCAGCGTTATTGGGGCTGCCCCATTCCTCTCATCTATTGCGATGCGTGCGGGGTAGTGCCGGTGCCCGATGAGCAGCTTCCCGTGGTGCTTCCGGAAGATCTGGTGCCCGACGGCTCGGGCAACCCGCTTGCTAAAACGCCGTCATTTTACGAGTGTTCCTGCCCGCGCTGCGGTCAGTCCGCCCGCCGGGAAACCGATACGATGGATACCTTCGTCGATTCGTCTTGGTATTACATCCGTTATGCCTGCACCGACCAGCACCGGGCAATGGTGGATGCGCGCGTGGATTACTGGCTGCCCGTTGATCAATATATCGGCGGCATCGAACATGCCATCCTGCATCTGCTCTACTCGCGCTTCTGGAGCAAGGTCATGCGCGATCTCGGACTGGTGTTGTTCGACGAGCCGTTTGCCAATCTGCTGACCCAGGGCATGGTGCTCAATGAGA contains the following coding sequences:
- a CDS encoding YezD family protein — its product is MSATPEIIDLEEKHYGSGQSGRRIPVDVKQRILYAIANIEYGSVEVVIHDGKITQIECREKIRMGRSEAGQRK
- a CDS encoding DegQ family serine endoprotease, with amino-acid sequence MRKPSGSVSQPAPLSVSPLSVSLWLVFIGLLVIALPGYPALPFSDTKNGVPTLAPVLQDVTPAVVNISVVTRSAIEENPLFRDPFFRRFFNLPEQEARPERSVGSGVIMDAAKGYVVTNYHVIKDAQQVVVTLKDRRQFQAKLVGTDPGTDIALLKIDAKNLKALRLGDSDLLNVGDFVIAIGNPFGLGQTVTSGIVSALGRSGLDIEGYEDFIQTDASINPGNSGGALINLKGELIGINTAIIGPAGGNVGIGFAVPSVMVKAVLDQILRFGEVRRGRLGASSEDITHDLAASLGLPSTEGAIISAVEPGSPAEKAGVKPRDVITTVNGKPVRNSIDLRNKVGLMPIGETLDLGLIRNGKRLTAKVKIAKLAEASSAGAEAVPEVSGATVADLKPGARRGIEGVMVTDVEVNSPAWLRGIRPGDLIIGVNRRQVRSVQELLAALKASSQGRLTLSLIRGDFRVTIRIR
- the ttcA gene encoding tRNA 2-thiocytidine(32) synthetase TtcA, which translates into the protein MGTGIEMLSRKEQHNANKLHKRLRRLVGTAIADFNMIESGDRVMVCLSGGKDSYALLDILRSLQAHAATQFELIAVNLDQKQPGFPEHVLPNYLTSIGMPFRIVEQDTYSVVKRLIPEGKTTCSLCSRLRRGVLYRVADELGATKIALGHHRDDILETLLLNLFHGGKLKTMPPKLVSDDGKHIVIRPLAYCKEKDLAAYAEMENFPIIPCNLCGSQKNMQRQVVKEMLQQWDKKFPGRLENMFSSLQNIQPSHLLDSSLYDFHGLKTGNGPVVDGDRAFDPEPFEPGVEELLSLNKD
- the leuS gene encoding leucine--tRNA ligase, whose translation is MQEKYHPQEIESEAQQYWQQTAAFKAVEAPEKRKYYCLSMFPYPSGKLHMGHVRNYTIGDVLSRYHRMQGYNVLQPMGWDAFGLPAENAAMQNNVPPAKWTYDNIAYMRKQLQSLGLAMDWDRELATCQPDYYRWNQWLFLRMLEKGLAYRTTGIVNWDPVDQTVLANEQVIDGRGWRTGALVEKHEIPMYYMKITAYADELLEALNALPGWPERVRTMQANWIGKSFGVEVRFPADAESGMPQDLKVFTTRADTLFGVTYVAVAAEHPVAQHAAKSNPALAAFIEECRQGAMMEAELATQEKKGRDTGLYVIHPLTGARLPVWIANYVLMGYGEGAVMAVPAHDERDFEFATQYSLPIRAVIKPVDSGLTVPLAQAYVEHGITFDSGEFSGLAFQPAVDAIAVALQQKGLGEKRVHYRLRDWGISRQRYWGCPIPLIYCDACGVVPVPDEQLPVVLPEDLVPDGSGNPLAKTPSFYECSCPRCGQSARRETDTMDTFVDSSWYYIRYACTDQHRAMVDARVDYWLPVDQYIGGIEHAILHLLYSRFWSKVMRDLGLVLFDEPFANLLTQGMVLNEIMFRKTGSGRIVYFNPADVDIQTDEQGRRIGAVLRADGQPVEAGGIGTMSKSRNNGVDPQKLVEQYGADTARLFMMFASPPEQTLEWADAGVEGAFRFLKRLWKQVYDHLQQSGVANGPIPVAGLGPELKALRFQLHQTIAKVGDDLGRRHTFNTAIAAVMELMNALGKLQDSSPSARGLMQEALENIVLLLSPIVPHICHVLWRELRPGTELLDQPWPQADVAALVQDEIELIVQVNGKLRGKIRVAADTKPVIVEQLALENEQVRRFIDGKAVKKVVMVPGKLVNIVI